A window of Nicotiana sylvestris chromosome 8, ASM39365v2, whole genome shotgun sequence genomic DNA:
ttacccgatagtagtaagttccccagggtgtgatgaatgtcgtcttttctgcatcttcttcatctattagaatctgatgatacccggcataacaatccacaaaagatccaatctcacgtttggcacaattatcaatcaaaatgtggatattgggtagtgggaagttattttttagacttgctttgttgagattgcagtaatcgacgcatactccaattttgccatccttcttcggtacaggcacgacattagccaaccaaacaggatatcgagtgacccgaataacctttgcatccaaatgcttggtaacttcttctttaatcttcacactcatatcagttttgaatttcctcaacttttgtttgacgggagggaatgctggatcagtgggcaatttgtggaccactaaatcagtgcttaaacccggtatgtcgtcatatgaccacggaaaaacatctttgtactcgatgagtattttgattaactcctcccggattttcggctcgaggtggacacttattttagtttctcggacattgtctgtgtcgcctaaattgacggcttctgtgtcattcaggttgggtttgggtttttcttcaaagtgaattaactccttactaatttattcgaaggcttcatcctcatcatcgtattctgattcgtaatcacaatctacttcttgaactaacatttcagaatcagattgatttttaagactgggctgaggattccttatgcataccACGTCATTAGAACCAACGTAAAAAGAACTAtatagaaaagaaagcaaaacaaaaaggaaaaccatcaggaataatgaagaaagggaaattgtatttattgaatgataaaagataacaaggtttgcacactcaaatagactaaaaaaaatgaaatccggattacaaccctagaataatccgtacaaacttaaaggaaaatcaaagcaaactaccaagactctgTCCGAGTAgagagaggagtagccttccaattattaagctttgttgttggcctgacaaattgcacttccgcgttgctagaaccttctccaatttccaccatgttcacactatcgaacaacttctcaaatctttccatTAACTCCTTGTctggatcaatcacagaactagGAATTGTTGTCGCTGGGCGACTCCTCGAACCGGACTTGACAAATAATCTGGAAAGACGTGgtaccggctttggaaggacccatgtcctctgtttcaatttcctagaTTTTTTTAggtctgcgactgtgggcttgaatcccagaccaaatgttcctaagtttttaggaagagacacgggttgtatgatgccttgcagatatgaccccaaaccctttcctggtacaaaaccattcttcaacatttcatacgctaccatgactgatgtggcTGTTATCTTCAGATTTCGGATACacttcccctctggaactttctcgactaaCATTGTGTcaaaaacttggtagacccatggtcccttgtcatcttccacctcaatgaatggaacaatggtgttgctgtgagcgcacaaattatcttcgtcgtgcacaaatatttcctgtctatcccattcgaacttgaccatatgatggagtgttgatggtactgctttagcggcgtggatccatggtcgtcctaatagaaaattgtaggaaacagctatatccagcacttggaattccattgtgaattctactgaaCCTATAGTCAGCTCCAGCATTATGTCCCcaactgagtctttgcctccgccgtcaaatcctcgcacacagatactgttcttatggatcctctcatcttctactttcagcttgcttagacTAGAGAGTggacagatgtttgcacttgaacctttgtcaaccaatacccgggtaaccacagaatcctcgcattttactgtcaggtaaagggctttgttgtgcTTAGTACCCTCtatgggcaattcatcatcggaaaaagtgactctgtttacttcaaaaatcttgttggctatcttttccagatggttcaccGAGATCTTGccgggaacatgggcctcattcaggattttcatcaatgattggtggtgctcatctgaatggattagcaatgagagcaatgagatctgagcgggcgttttcctcaactgctctacaacagaatagtcatgcactttcattttactcaaaaattcctctgcctcttctttagttacaacaTTCTTCACCGGCATTGGATCATCCttagttcttcttaactcctccggagtaaaacaccttcttgagcgagtcaaaccttgtgcttcacaaacttcttccttgatttcttttcctttgtaaatcatcgtcacccgttcataattccaaggaatagCTTtattgttgatcactggaagctgagttactggttttataataacaggctctgtgtgAGCCCCCTTCACAACCACAACAGGTTCacttgcaacccctggtactaccactttagctttctcaagtttcactgcaacaatgcttgatgaccctttctcggctaccacaactcgcttattgtctacccctttcaactggaccattgatttcacattagttaccttttcctttgagttGGTTTCACTAGAACGGaccatcattaccgtctgcgagggcttcttgggatcccctcctttgtgtatcaactcaattatatgggtctcatggtgagctggcagtgggttctaattgatatttggtgcttctggggcctgaacctcgatccgatgagtatcataacctcttgcacagctgtttttAGTTTTCAACATTTCTTTGTATCATGCCCTGGGGCTGCTggacagtactcacaactcaccgagtggtcaagatttctaggaggaggatttggcattttaggctcaattggattcagcatgcccaactgcctcaacctgtggaaaagactggtatatgattcccccagtggagtgaaagtcttttgcttctgtaacctctcattcttgaaggcttggtttggtAGAAAACCCGttccggggggatttctgtaggctcttgggagtggatatgtattttgtgtaGTTGGGTATGGATTTGGTGGAGCCTGCGCACGCCATTATGCGTGTG
This region includes:
- the LOC138876395 gene encoding uncharacterized protein; this encodes MVRSSETNSKEKVTNVKSMVQLKGVDNKRVVVAEKGSSSIVAVKLEKAKVVVPGVASEPVVVVKGAHTEPVIIKPVTQLPVINNKAIPWNYERVTMIYKGKEIKEEVCEAQGLTRSRRCFTPEELRRTKDDPMPVKNVVTKEEAEEFLNEHHQSLMKILNEAHVPGKISVNHLEKIANKIFEVNRVTFSDDELPIEGTKHNKALYLTVKCEDSVVTRVLVDKGSSANICPLSSLSKLKVEDERIHKNSICVRGFDGGGKDSVGDIMLELTIGSVEFTMEFQVLDIARTWVLPKPVPRLSRLFVKSGSRSRPATTIPSSVIDPDKELMERFEKLFDSVNMVEIGEGSSNAEVQFVRPTTKLNNWKATPLSTRTESCSFYVGSNDVVCIRNPQPSLKNQSDSEIFIAQLTTTCEPIFKLLKKDTAIKWTDEFQEAFNEIKGYLSNPPVLVPLEPGRPLILYLTVLENSFGCEVLVLGDSDLLVHQIQGEWETQDLKIIPYRQCLHDLCQRFRSVEFRHIPRVYNEVADALATLASILHHPDKAYIDPLYIQVRDQHAYCNMIEEELDGEPWFHDIQEYIRMGIYPVQATGGSEENNLTTGKWILLKWRGFV